Proteins co-encoded in one Candidatus Nitrosacidococcus tergens genomic window:
- the mltB gene encoding lytic murein transglycosylase B → MNKHIFFILFFALFITTAVTADNNSVEVTQFIHHMVKQYHFDKSELEQLFERAKINDNILRLISKPAEKSKPWSEYRSILVTPKRVKDGISFWNINRDILSQAQQKFGVPAEIITAIIGIESSYGSNTGKYHIFDSLFTLGFHYPSRGKFFRQQLVEFLLLAREEKRDPYWFMGSYAGAMGYIQFMPDSFRSYAVDFDQDGKRDIWGNSTDAIGSVANFLKKKGEWQRGAPIAQMINPGNVDYQQWLHQGLKPSIPLQALIKQGIKIPGLQPTFKDKLISVFVLEAAEQTQVLLGFYNFYAITRYNPSLFYATAVYQLAEEIKQQVRQE, encoded by the coding sequence ATGAATAAACACATTTTCTTTATCCTATTTTTTGCCTTATTCATTACTACTGCAGTTACTGCTGATAATAACTCAGTGGAAGTGACTCAGTTCATTCATCATATGGTAAAGCAATATCATTTTGATAAATCAGAATTAGAACAATTATTTGAGAGAGCAAAAATCAATGATAATATCTTGCGGCTAATTTCTAAACCAGCAGAAAAAAGTAAGCCTTGGAGCGAGTACCGTAGTATTTTAGTTACTCCTAAGCGTGTTAAGGATGGCATAAGTTTCTGGAACATAAATCGAGATATTTTATCTCAAGCACAGCAAAAATTTGGTGTTCCTGCAGAAATTATTACTGCGATTATTGGTATCGAGAGTAGCTACGGAAGTAACACAGGTAAATATCATATTTTTGATTCCCTATTTACGCTAGGTTTTCACTATCCTTCAAGAGGCAAGTTTTTTCGTCAGCAGCTAGTGGAATTTTTATTATTAGCTCGAGAGGAAAAAAGGGATCCCTATTGGTTTATGGGATCTTATGCTGGTGCTATGGGGTATATTCAGTTTATGCCAGATAGTTTTCGGAGTTATGCAGTAGATTTTGATCAGGATGGTAAAAGGGATATTTGGGGAAATTCAACAGATGCCATTGGTAGTGTAGCTAATTTTTTAAAGAAAAAGGGTGAATGGCAGAGAGGAGCCCCTATTGCCCAAATGATAAATCCAGGTAACGTAGATTATCAGCAATGGCTACATCAAGGATTAAAGCCCTCTATTCCCTTACAGGCTCTAATAAAGCAAGGAATTAAAATTCCAGGACTACAACCTACTTTTAAAGATAAACTAATTTCTGTATTTGTGCTTGAGGCAGCGGAACAAACCCAAGTACTCCTTGGGTTTTATAATTTTTATGCGATTACCCGATATAATCCAAGTCTTTTCTACGCCACTGCCGTGTACCAACTTGCAGAGGAAATAAAACAACAAGTACGGCAGGAGTAA
- the gatC gene encoding Asp-tRNA(Asn)/Glu-tRNA(Gln) amidotransferase subunit GatC gives MTLKSSDVERIAYLARLEINTKDIPAYTENLSHILEFVAQIDRVDVSGITPISHPLGAYQRLRPDEVTEIDRREDFQVNAPSVEAGVYLVPKVIE, from the coding sequence ATGACACTAAAATCCTCTGATGTTGAACGTATTGCTTATTTAGCACGGCTTGAGATTAACACTAAGGATATTCCTGCTTATACTGAAAATTTAAGTCATATTCTAGAGTTTGTAGCACAGATAGATCGAGTAGATGTCTCAGGTATAACGCCTATTTCTCACCCCTTAGGGGCTTATCAACGACTACGTCCTGATGAAGTTACAGAGATAGATAGACGAGAGGATTTTCAAGTAAATGCCCCTAGTGTTGAGGCTGGTGTTTATCTTGTCCCTAAAGTTATTGAATAA
- the gatA gene encoding Asp-tRNA(Asn)/Glu-tRNA(Gln) amidotransferase subunit GatA produces the protein MHNKSLVQLANSLRAGEFTSQELTQHYLDRIEQFDKDLNSFITIAPDSAIAQAKIADTLLQKNKAGPLTGIPIAHKDIFCTAGLKTSCGSKMLDNFIAPYDATVVTQLKAAGAVLLGKTNMDEFAMGSSNETSFYGPVKNPWNHNRVPGGSSGGSAAAVAARLTPMATGTDTGGSIRQPASLCGITGLKPTYGRVSRYGMIAFASSLDQGGPMTRTAEDAALLLSSMAGFDKQDSTSINEPVPSYLDFLENSLEGMRIGIPKEYFGEALSPDVGAVIEGGIKEFEKLGAQIKEINLPNSQLVAPTYYIVAPAECSSNLSRYDGVRFGHRCHDPKDLFDLYCRSRGEGFGAEVKRRILIGTYVLSAGYYDAYYLKAQKLRYLISNDFKEAFNQVDAIISPTSPSPAFELGEKVADPVAMYLADIYTIGANLAGLPAISIPAGMSHELPIGLQIIGNYFEESKLLNMAHRYQQNTDWHLKTPKGY, from the coding sequence ATGCATAATAAATCCTTAGTTCAACTGGCCAATAGTCTTAGAGCAGGTGAGTTCACTAGCCAAGAGCTAACACAGCACTATCTTGATCGGATTGAACAATTTGATAAGGATTTAAATAGCTTTATCACTATAGCTCCTGATTCTGCAATTGCACAGGCAAAAATTGCTGATACGTTGCTACAAAAAAATAAGGCTGGACCATTAACAGGTATCCCTATTGCGCATAAAGATATTTTTTGCACGGCAGGACTCAAGACGAGCTGTGGCTCTAAAATGCTAGATAATTTTATTGCTCCCTATGATGCTACTGTAGTTACTCAGCTCAAAGCAGCAGGTGCTGTATTACTAGGCAAGACAAATATGGATGAGTTTGCTATGGGATCTAGTAATGAAACAAGCTTCTATGGTCCAGTAAAGAACCCTTGGAATCATAACAGGGTACCTGGTGGTTCCTCTGGTGGTTCTGCAGCAGCAGTAGCTGCAAGATTAACACCTATGGCTACAGGGACAGATACAGGAGGATCAATTCGCCAGCCTGCTTCTTTATGCGGTATTACTGGTTTAAAACCTACTTATGGTCGGGTATCTCGCTATGGAATGATTGCATTTGCTTCAAGCCTCGATCAAGGGGGACCAATGACACGTACTGCCGAAGATGCTGCTTTATTATTAAGTAGTATGGCAGGTTTTGATAAGCAGGATTCTACCTCTATCAATGAGCCAGTACCTTCCTATCTTGATTTTCTTGAAAACAGTCTTGAGGGTATGAGAATTGGGATTCCCAAAGAGTATTTTGGTGAAGCATTATCCCCTGATGTGGGTGCAGTTATTGAAGGTGGAATTAAGGAATTTGAAAAATTAGGTGCTCAAATTAAAGAAATTAATTTACCTAATAGTCAATTAGTAGCACCTACTTACTATATAGTAGCCCCTGCAGAATGTTCTTCTAACCTTTCTCGATATGATGGGGTTCGCTTTGGTCATCGCTGTCATGACCCTAAAGATTTATTTGATCTTTATTGTCGATCTCGAGGTGAGGGATTTGGTGCTGAAGTCAAACGTCGTATTTTAATAGGTACGTATGTACTTTCTGCTGGCTATTATGATGCTTATTATCTTAAAGCACAAAAGTTACGCTATCTTATTAGTAACGATTTTAAAGAAGCATTTAACCAAGTGGATGCAATTATTAGTCCGACCTCACCTTCTCCTGCTTTTGAGCTTGGGGAGAAAGTAGCTGATCCTGTTGCAATGTATTTAGCTGATATTTACACCATTGGGGCAAATTTAGCAGGACTACCAGCAATTTCAATTCCAGCTGGAATGAGTCATGAATTACCGATAGGATTACAAATTATAGGTAATTATTTTGAGGAATCTAAACTACTCAATATGGCACATCGCTATCAGCAAAATACTGATTGGCATCTAAAAACTCCGAAAGGATATTAA
- the tviB gene encoding Vi polysaccharide biosynthesis UDP-N-acetylglucosamine C-6 dehydrogenase TviB, with product MQTLTQVHIGIIGLGYVGLPLAVEFGKKFPTLGFDINSKRISELKAGQDRTLEVEPELLAQAHQLQYTDTIQDLTVCNVYIVTVPTPIDDHKRPDLKPLESASCTVGKVLKKGDTVIFESTVYPGATEEVCVPILEKESGLIYNQDFFAGYSPERINPGDKEHRVTSILKVTSGSTSEVSEFVNNLYASIITAGTHKASSIRVAEAAKVIENTQRDVNIALINELAMLFYRLGIDTQEVLAAAGTKWNFLPFRPGLVGGHCIGIDPYYLTHKAQAVGYQPEMILAGRRINDSMGSYVANQVVKLMTQNRLHVADSRILILGLTFKEDCPDLRNTRIIDIIVELEDYHAQIDVYDPWVDTKEAQDEYGLTLVTELRQNYYDGIILAVAHHQFKEMGVEYIRALGKPKSILYDVKHLLPKEDVDGRL from the coding sequence ATGCAAACACTTACTCAAGTACATATCGGTATTATTGGTCTAGGTTATGTGGGCTTACCTTTAGCTGTAGAGTTTGGTAAAAAGTTCCCTACGCTAGGATTTGATATCAACTCTAAACGTATTTCTGAGCTAAAAGCAGGGCAGGATCGTACCTTAGAAGTAGAGCCTGAATTATTAGCTCAAGCTCATCAACTTCAATATACAGATACGATACAAGATCTCACTGTTTGTAATGTATATATTGTCACTGTGCCTACCCCTATTGATGATCATAAACGTCCAGATCTTAAACCACTAGAGTCAGCAAGCTGTACTGTAGGAAAGGTATTAAAAAAAGGAGATACAGTCATTTTCGAATCTACTGTTTATCCCGGAGCCACTGAAGAAGTATGTGTTCCCATTTTAGAAAAAGAATCTGGACTTATCTATAATCAAGATTTCTTTGCAGGTTATAGTCCAGAGCGAATTAATCCAGGAGATAAGGAACACCGAGTAACTTCTATTCTTAAAGTTACTTCAGGATCAACATCAGAGGTATCTGAATTTGTAAATAATCTTTATGCTAGTATTATCACTGCAGGTACTCATAAAGCAAGTAGCATTCGTGTTGCAGAAGCAGCAAAAGTCATCGAAAATACCCAAAGAGATGTCAATATTGCTTTAATCAATGAGCTGGCTATGCTGTTTTACCGTTTAGGAATTGATACTCAAGAAGTGCTCGCAGCAGCAGGAACAAAATGGAATTTTCTTCCTTTTCGTCCTGGTCTTGTAGGAGGGCATTGTATTGGGATTGATCCTTATTATCTTACTCATAAAGCACAAGCAGTAGGGTATCAGCCTGAAATGATTTTAGCGGGTCGCCGAATCAATGATAGCATGGGTAGCTATGTGGCTAATCAAGTCGTCAAACTTATGACCCAAAACCGTCTCCATGTAGCTGATAGCCGAATTCTTATTTTAGGCCTTACTTTTAAAGAAGATTGTCCTGACTTAAGAAATACAAGAATCATTGACATTATTGTCGAGTTGGAAGACTACCATGCTCAAATTGATGTATATGATCCTTGGGTAGATACTAAAGAAGCACAAGATGAATACGGACTTACTTTGGTCACTGAGTTACGTCAAAATTACTATGATGGAATCATTTTAGCTGTTGCTCACCATCAATTTAAAGAAATGGGGGTTGAATATATACGGGCATTAGGAAAGCCTAAAAGTATTCTCTACGATGTAAAACACCTTCTACCTAAAGAAGATGTTGACGGTCGACTCTAA
- a CDS encoding NAD-dependent epimerase, whose amino-acid sequence MTKIVVTGSAGFIGSALTKKLLERGDEVIGIDNLNDYYDVNLKLARLARFQSHPAFIEARISLEDRKAIDSLFTQHKPQRVVNLAAQAGVRYSLENPYSYVDSNLQGFINILENCRHHKIDHLVFASSSSVYGANTKMPYSTHDNVDHPLSLYAATKKANELMAHSYSHLYRLPTTGLRFFTVYGPWGRPDMALFKFTRNILANKPIDIYNYGNHQRDFTYIDDIVEGVIRTLDRIPSYDPNWNGDHPNPSSSIAPYRLYNIGNHQPVELLELIRILEECLGRTAEKNMLPMQAGDVPATYADVDDLIKDVGFCPATPIANGIANFVAWYKDYFKA is encoded by the coding sequence ATGACAAAAATTGTAGTGACTGGTAGTGCTGGCTTTATTGGATCAGCGCTGACTAAAAAATTACTTGAACGGGGTGACGAAGTTATTGGAATTGATAACCTTAATGACTATTATGACGTAAATTTAAAACTTGCTCGCCTTGCTCGCTTTCAATCTCATCCTGCTTTTATTGAAGCTCGTATCAGCTTAGAAGATCGAAAAGCAATAGATTCTTTATTTACTCAACATAAACCTCAACGAGTCGTCAATTTAGCTGCTCAGGCAGGTGTTCGCTATTCTCTGGAAAATCCCTACTCCTATGTGGATAGTAATTTACAGGGATTTATTAATATCTTAGAAAACTGTCGCCATCACAAAATTGATCATCTAGTATTTGCCTCAAGCAGCTCTGTTTATGGAGCAAATACAAAAATGCCGTATTCCACCCATGATAATGTGGATCATCCTTTAAGCCTTTATGCAGCCACTAAGAAAGCCAATGAATTAATGGCCCATAGTTATAGCCATCTTTATCGTCTACCTACTACGGGGTTACGTTTTTTTACTGTATATGGTCCATGGGGAAGACCGGATATGGCATTATTTAAATTCACTCGTAATATTCTTGCAAATAAACCTATTGATATTTATAACTATGGAAATCATCAACGAGATTTTACCTATATTGATGACATTGTCGAAGGAGTCATTCGTACTCTAGATCGTATTCCAAGTTATGATCCTAACTGGAATGGAGATCATCCGAATCCTAGCTCAAGTATTGCTCCGTACCGTTTATATAACATTGGTAACCATCAGCCGGTAGAGCTTTTGGAGCTTATCCGAATTTTAGAAGAGTGTTTAGGACGTACCGCAGAAAAAAATATGCTACCTATGCAAGCAGGTGATGTGCCTGCAACCTACGCAGATGTGGATGATTTAATAAAAGATGTAGGATTCTGCCCTGCTACTCCTATTGCAAATGGGATAGCAAATTTTGTTGCTTGGTATAAGGATTATTTTAAAGCCTAA
- the rpmB gene encoding 50S ribosomal protein L28 — MSKVCQITGKRPMSGNNVSHANNKTRRRFLPNLHHHKLWVESEKRWVRLRISSKGLRIIDKLGIDHVLSDMRARGEKV; from the coding sequence ATGTCAAAGGTATGTCAGATAACAGGGAAACGCCCTATGAGTGGCAACAATGTTTCCCATGCCAACAATAAAACAAGACGTCGTTTTTTACCTAATCTTCATCATCATAAATTATGGGTAGAAAGCGAAAAGCGTTGGGTAAGATTAAGGATAAGCAGTAAAGGGCTTCGCATTATTGATAAATTAGGAATTGATCACGTTTTATCTGATATGCGTGCTCGTGGAGAAAAAGTATAG
- the rpmG gene encoding 50S ribosomal protein L33 — MRDKIKLVSSAGTGHYYTTTKNKRTTPEKLEMKKYDPVVRKHVLYKEAKIK, encoded by the coding sequence ATGCGAGATAAAATTAAATTAGTTTCTAGTGCAGGCACTGGCCACTACTATACGACTACTAAAAATAAACGTACTACTCCAGAGAAGTTAGAAATGAAAAAATACGATCCAGTGGTACGTAAGCACGTGCTTTATAAAGAGGCAAAAATTAAGTAA